The DNA segment TTGTCGCATTCCCCCGGAGAGCTCATGGGGATACTGTCGCGTGCGGAGTTCCGGTGAGGGAATACGCACAAGATCAAAGAGCTCCACGGTTTTTTTCTGGGCCTCGCGGGGGGTATATCCACGGTGAATTTGCAAACTCTCCCGTACTTGATCTCCACAGGTAAATACGGGGTTGAGTGAGTTCATTGGGTCTTGGAATATGGTGCCAATATCACCGCCGCGAATGGTTCGTAGTTCCCTTTTGCTGCATGTGAGTAGGTTTGTTCCGTTGAAATGGATAGCCCCTCTCTCTATCTGTGCCGTTGGAGGAAGAAGGTTGAGGATTGCACGAGCCGTAAGGGATTTGCCACATCCAGACTCTCCGACAAGACAGTGCGTTTGGCCCGGCTCTATGGAGAGATGTATGCCGTCAATCACGCGGATTCTGCCATCCGTGGAGGGAAAACTCAGGGCAAGATCGTTTATTTCAAGCAGATTCATATATATTCCCGTGAAGAAGCTCCTACAAAATAATACCCGAACCAACCACTGCATATGAGAAAAATTAAAATTACAGACCATGAAGCAGATCAGCGCCTCGATCGATTTTTACGCAAGTATCTTACTCGCTCCAGCCTCGGAAATATTCAAAAGCTTATTCGAAAAAAAGTGGTTCGTATCAATGATAGGCGCGCAGAGGCAGCGCAGGTTCTGCGGTGCGGTGATGTACTTACCCTGCGTTTGAGCTCTGAAACCCTGGAAACATTGCAGGACAGTTCTGCACAAAAAGAAGAGGCGCAGGTACAGTCTCATCCCCTGTCGATTATCTTTGAGGATGAAGAGCTTCTCGTGGTACATAAGCCTGTGGGGCTTTTGACGCATCCGGCGGCGGCAAAACAGGAGGATAGTTTGACCACACGTGTAACTTCCTATCTAGCCTCATATACCTCTTCCATATTCACTCCCGCGTGTGTGAACCGGCTGGATAGAAATACGGAAGGGCTTGTTATGTTTGGGAAAACGCCAACCATGTTGCGTGAGCTTAATCAGGCGATGCGGGAAAGGCGTATTCATAAGTTTTACTATGCGGTGGTGGAGGGAGCGGTGCCGGCCCCTGGTGCAGTGCGTGCCTACCAGAAAAAAGA comes from the Chitinivibrio alkaliphilus ACht1 genome and includes:
- a CDS encoding RluA family pseudouridine synthase, yielding MRKIKITDHEADQRLDRFLRKYLTRSSLGNIQKLIRKKVVRINDRRAEAAQVLRCGDVLTLRLSSETLETLQDSSAQKEEAQVQSHPLSIIFEDEELLVVHKPVGLLTHPAAAKQEDSLTTRVTSYLASYTSSIFTPACVNRLDRNTEGLVMFGKTPTMLRELNQAMRERRIHKFYYAVVEGAVPAPGAVRAYQKKDARSNRSVLVSAQASGARFVHTRYWPVEQKGGYTLCEVELCTGRTHQIRLACAHMGHPLVGDCKYGASPHKGFPYLLQARRITMDGREFIDTHGDLLRAWRHLS